The Apis cerana isolate GH-2021 linkage group LG12, AcerK_1.0, whole genome shotgun sequence genome window below encodes:
- the LOC108003711 gene encoding elongation factor 1-alpha has protein sequence MGKEKIHINIVVIGHVDSGKSTTTGHLIYKCGGIDKRTIEKFEKEAQEMGKGSFKYAWVLDKLKAERERGITIDIALWKFETAKYYVTIIDAPGHRDFIKNMITGTSQADCAVLIVAAGIGEFEAGISKNGQTREHALLAFTLGVKQLIVGVNKMDMTDPPYSEARFEEIKKEVSSYIKKIGYNTASVAFVPISGWHGDNMLEPSPKTPWYKGWKVERKDGNADGKTLIEALDAILPPSRPTDKALRLPLQDVYKIGGIGTVPVGRVETGILKPGMLVTFAPAALTTEVKSVEMHHEALTEALPGDNVGFNVKNISVKELRRGYVAGDSKNQPPRGAADFTAQVIVLNHPGQISNGYTPVLDCHTAHIACKFAEIKEKCDRRTGKTTEENPKSIKSGDAAIVMLQPTKPMCVEAFQEFPPLGRFAVRDMRQTVAVGVIKSVTFKDTQGKVTKAAEKAQKKK, from the exons ATGGGTAAGGAGAAGATTCATATAAACATCGTGGTGATCGGTCACGTTGATTCGGGCAAGTCGACGACTACCGGTCATCTGATTTACAAATGCGGTGGCATCGACAAGCGTACCATCGAAAAGTTCGAGAAGGAGGCTCAAGAAATGGGCAAGGGCTCGTTCAAGTACGCCTGGGTATTGGACAAGCTAAAGGCTGAACGCGAGCGTGGTATCACGATCGATATCGCCCTGTGGAAGTTCGAGACTGCGAAATATTACGTGACGATCATCGACGCGCCTGGACATCGcgatttcatcaaaaatatgaTCACCGGGACGAGTCAAGCCGATTGTGCCGTGTTAATAGTCGCGGCTGGTATAGGTGAATTCGAAGCTGGTATCTCGAAGAACGGACAGACGCGCGAACACGCTTTGCTAGCGTTCACGCTTGGGGTTAAGCAGTTGATCGTTGGAGTGAACAAGATGGACATGACCGATCCCCCGTATTCGGAGGCtcgtttcgaagaaattaagaaagaggTGTCATCGTACATAAAAAAGATCGGTTATAATACAGCTTCGGTTGCGTTTGTACCGATCTCCGGATGGCATGGCGATAACATGTTGGAGCCCTCGCCAAAGACACCGTGGTACAAGGGATGGAAAGTGGAGCGCAAAGATGGTAACGCTGATGGAAAGACCCTGATCGAAGCCCTTGACGCTATATTACCGCCGTCCAGACCTACCGATAAGGCTCTTCGTTTACCGCTTCAGGACGTTTATAAGATCGGTGGTATCGGTACTGTACCGGTCGGTCGGGTGGAGACCGGTATTTTGAAACCAG GTATGCTGGTAACATTCGCTCCAGCAGCGCTCACCACCGAAGTGAAATCGGTCGAGATGCATCACGAGGCATTAACGGAGGCGTTACCCGGGGACAACGTTGGGTTCAACGTGAAGAACATTTCTGTGAAAGAGTTGAGGCGTGGTTACGTGGCGGGAGATTCGAAAAATCAACCGCCACGGGGGGCAGCCGATTTCACGGCGCAAGTGATCGTCCTCAATCATCCTGGACAGATCAGCAACGGTTACACACCGGTGCTCGATTGTCACACCGCTCATATCGCTTGCAAATTTGCGGAGATCAAGGAGAAATGCGACCGTCGTACCGGAAAGACCACCGAGGAGAATCCGAAGAGCATCAAGAGCGGAGATGCCGCGATCGTAATGTTGCAACCTACTAAACCGATGTGCGTCGAAGCTTTCCAAGAATTCCCTCCGCTTGGTCGCTTCGCGGTTCGCGACATGCGTCAGACTGTCGCTGTGGGCGTCATTAAG AGTGTCACCTTTAAAGATACCCAGGGCAAGGTCACAAAGGCCGCGGAGAAAGCCCAGAAGAAAAAGTAA
- the LOC108003713 gene encoding transcription factor cwo isoform X2, translating into MVTHSMDNILNMQYYPTNSQVDAVPQSSPLRKRRCLNKEQDPMSHRIIEKRRRDRMNNCLADLSRLIPAEYLKKGRGRVEKTEIIEMAIRHMKHLQGLRQESKHPAVTSVHAMHPEDSVDSVSHSTVASTAAEHYRLGFQECLSETMHFLVEVEGFFARDSLCVQLINHLQQHCEKILATSDRLGFPHPEMPTTNGVANGSGYPHTSIPTICQPNGHSDHGSSSGVSSFGDPERPLRPTIAIPPPAIVSDDSNHSTHSHSTPPTTACKPSNYKFKSSIKQRFSAERIKSSPPPTTSMEKPSSSHGVPIFALHDAGSYYVPLTVEASLLRPHLNFMWDTGPDTVLHPVTISVNFNHSNPPAWSHHHSPTHQPQT; encoded by the exons ATGGTGACGCATAGCATGGACAACATTTTGAATATGCAATATTACCCTACGAACAGTCAAGTCGATGCGGTACCGCAATCATCGCCGTTGAGGAAGAGACGTTGTTTGAACAAAGAG CAAGATCCAATGTCTCATAGGATCATcgagaaacgaagaagagaTCGTATGAATAATTGTTTGGCCGATTTGAGCAGACTGATACCGGCCGAATATTTGAAGAAGGGTCGGGGAAGAGTGGAGAAGAcagaaattatcgaaatggCTATTCGGCATATGAAGCATCTTCAAGGTCTTCGACAAG aaTCGAAGCATCCTGCCGTGACGTCGGTACACGCGATGCATCCCGAGGACAGCGTGGATAGCGTCTCGCATTCGACTGTCGCCTCTACCGCGGCGGAACACTACAGGCTGGGTTTCCAAGAGTGTTTAAGCGAAACCATGCATTTTCTCGTCGAGGTCGAGGGTTTTTTCGCCAGGGATTCTTTGTGCGTCCAACTGATCAATCATCTGCAACAACATTGCGAAAAAATCTTAGCCACTA GTGACAGGCTCGGGTTCCCTCATCCCGAGATGCCTACGACGAACGGCGTCGCGAACGGTAGCGGTTATCCTCATACCAGCATTCCCACGATATGTCAGCCGAATGGTCATTCGGATCACGGCTCGAGTTCAGGCGTGAGTTCGTTCGGTGATCCGGAGCGTCCTTTGCGACCAACGATCGCGATCCCACCACCGGCGATCGTGAGCGACGATAGCAATCACAGCACGCATTCGCACAGCACGCCGCCAACCACCGCCTGCAAACCTTCCAACTACAAGTTTAAGAGCTCTATCAAGCAAAGGTTTTCCGCGGAGAGGATAAAATCCAGCCCACCACCTACCACCAGCATGGAGAAGCCATCCTCCTCTCACGGTGTGCCGATCTTTGCTCTGCACGATGCTGGCTCTTACTACGTCCCGTTAACCGTCGAAGCTTCTCTGTTAAGGCCTCATCTGAATTTCATGTGGGATACCGGTCCAGACACGGTGCTTCATCCGGTCACGATATCGGTCAATTTCAACCATTCGAATCCGCCGGCATGGTCGCATCACCATAGTCCCACGCACCAACCACAGACATAA
- the LOC108003713 gene encoding transcription factor cwo isoform X3, translated as MGIGGGYCEGNLNFATASEDDEVYTKKKVSRQDPMSHRIIEKRRRDRMNNCLADLSRLIPAEYLKKGRGRVEKTEIIEMAIRHMKHLQGLRQESKHPAVTSVHAMHPEDSVDSVSHSTVASTAAEHYRLGFQECLSETMHFLVEVEGFFARDSLCVQLINHLQQHCEKILATSDRLGFPHPEMPTTNGVANGSGYPHTSIPTICQPNGHSDHGSSSGVSSFGDPERPLRPTIAIPPPAIVSDDSNHSTHSHSTPPTTACKPSNYKFKSSIKQRFSAERIKSSPPPTTSMEKPSSSHGVPIFALHDAGSYYVPLTVEASLLRPHLNFMWDTGPDTVLHPVTISVNFNHSNPPAWSHHHSPTHQPQT; from the exons CAAGATCCAATGTCTCATAGGATCATcgagaaacgaagaagagaTCGTATGAATAATTGTTTGGCCGATTTGAGCAGACTGATACCGGCCGAATATTTGAAGAAGGGTCGGGGAAGAGTGGAGAAGAcagaaattatcgaaatggCTATTCGGCATATGAAGCATCTTCAAGGTCTTCGACAAG aaTCGAAGCATCCTGCCGTGACGTCGGTACACGCGATGCATCCCGAGGACAGCGTGGATAGCGTCTCGCATTCGACTGTCGCCTCTACCGCGGCGGAACACTACAGGCTGGGTTTCCAAGAGTGTTTAAGCGAAACCATGCATTTTCTCGTCGAGGTCGAGGGTTTTTTCGCCAGGGATTCTTTGTGCGTCCAACTGATCAATCATCTGCAACAACATTGCGAAAAAATCTTAGCCACTA GTGACAGGCTCGGGTTCCCTCATCCCGAGATGCCTACGACGAACGGCGTCGCGAACGGTAGCGGTTATCCTCATACCAGCATTCCCACGATATGTCAGCCGAATGGTCATTCGGATCACGGCTCGAGTTCAGGCGTGAGTTCGTTCGGTGATCCGGAGCGTCCTTTGCGACCAACGATCGCGATCCCACCACCGGCGATCGTGAGCGACGATAGCAATCACAGCACGCATTCGCACAGCACGCCGCCAACCACCGCCTGCAAACCTTCCAACTACAAGTTTAAGAGCTCTATCAAGCAAAGGTTTTCCGCGGAGAGGATAAAATCCAGCCCACCACCTACCACCAGCATGGAGAAGCCATCCTCCTCTCACGGTGTGCCGATCTTTGCTCTGCACGATGCTGGCTCTTACTACGTCCCGTTAACCGTCGAAGCTTCTCTGTTAAGGCCTCATCTGAATTTCATGTGGGATACCGGTCCAGACACGGTGCTTCATCCGGTCACGATATCGGTCAATTTCAACCATTCGAATCCGCCGGCATGGTCGCATCACCATAGTCCCACGCACCAACCACAGACATAA